From one Catellatospora sp. IY07-71 genomic stretch:
- a CDS encoding NAD-dependent epimerase/dehydratase family protein: MDMHVIVGAGPVGTATALLLAERGEQVRIVTRRGTGPQAPGIEPVAADATDAARLAELCTGATALYNCANPAYHRWLTDWPPLAASLLHAAEISGAVLVTAGNLYGYGPVDGPITEATPLAATNPKLRVRAQMWEDALAAHRAGRIRATEARASDYVGYEVNGILGQTVLSRTAKGKTAYVVGDPDAPHSWTAIGDLARTLVVLATDERAWGRAWLVPTPPAMSARAAAERAHELIGLPRPRLSRIPYPLLWAMGLFSPLVKELRSTYYQFAKPFALDSSVTERTFGLAPTPLDTTLADAAAKYRDA, translated from the coding sequence CTGGACATGCACGTCATCGTCGGCGCAGGCCCCGTCGGCACCGCCACCGCACTGCTGCTGGCCGAGCGGGGCGAGCAGGTCAGGATCGTGACCCGCCGCGGCACCGGACCGCAGGCGCCGGGCATCGAACCGGTCGCCGCGGACGCCACCGACGCCGCCCGGCTCGCTGAGCTGTGCACGGGCGCGACCGCCCTCTACAACTGCGCCAACCCGGCGTACCACCGCTGGCTCACCGACTGGCCGCCGCTGGCCGCGTCGCTGCTGCACGCCGCCGAGATCTCCGGCGCGGTGCTGGTCACCGCGGGCAACCTGTACGGCTACGGCCCCGTCGACGGCCCGATCACGGAGGCCACCCCGCTCGCCGCGACCAACCCCAAGCTGCGGGTACGCGCCCAGATGTGGGAGGACGCGCTGGCCGCGCACCGGGCCGGCCGGATCCGCGCCACCGAGGCCCGCGCCTCCGACTACGTCGGCTACGAGGTCAACGGGATCCTCGGCCAGACCGTGCTGTCCCGCACCGCCAAGGGGAAGACGGCGTACGTGGTCGGCGACCCCGACGCGCCGCACAGCTGGACCGCCATCGGCGACCTGGCCCGCACGCTGGTCGTGCTCGCCACCGACGAGCGGGCCTGGGGACGGGCCTGGCTGGTGCCGACCCCGCCGGCGATGTCGGCGCGGGCGGCGGCCGAGCGCGCCCACGAGCTGATCGGGCTACCCCGACCACGGCTGAGCCGCATCCCGTATCCGCTGCTGTGGGCGATGGGCCTGTTCTCGCCGCTGGTCAAGGAGCTGCGGTCGACGTACTACCAGTTCGCGAAGCCGTTCGCGCTCGACTCGTCGGTCACCGAGCGCACCTTCGGGCTGGCGCCGACCCCGCTGGACACGACCCTCGCCGACGCCGCCGCGAAGTACCGCGACGCCTGA
- a CDS encoding DUF4245 family protein produces the protein MSAVENEQAQVPQSGGRTPKDMALSLGVLLIPLLLIVLGYRLFYGWDAAVTVDPAHAIESAGRASLAPLPGTAPDGWQTVTAKYGDGVLRIGYLDPDGKGAQLVQSRAGAQALLAAELDGKAQADGETVVGAVTWQRYLGPEGRTALLRTAGNTATLLVGKDADLTALAAAVTR, from the coding sequence GTGAGCGCAGTGGAGAACGAGCAGGCGCAGGTGCCGCAGTCGGGTGGGCGTACCCCGAAGGACATGGCGCTGTCCCTCGGTGTCCTGCTCATCCCCCTGTTGCTGATCGTGCTGGGCTACCGCCTGTTCTACGGCTGGGACGCCGCGGTGACCGTGGACCCGGCCCACGCGATCGAGAGCGCGGGCCGTGCGTCGCTCGCGCCGCTGCCCGGCACCGCACCCGACGGCTGGCAGACGGTCACCGCGAAGTACGGCGACGGCGTGCTGCGCATCGGCTACCTGGACCCGGACGGCAAGGGCGCGCAGCTGGTGCAGTCCCGCGCGGGCGCGCAGGCCCTGCTCGCCGCCGAACTGGACGGCAAGGCGCAGGCCGACGGCGAGACGGTCGTCGGGGCGGTCACCTGGCAGCGCTACCTCGGGCCGGAGGGGCGGACCGCCCTGCTGCGCACCGCGGGCAACACCGCCACGCTGCTGGTCGGCAAGGACGCCGACCTGACCGCGCTGGCCGCCGCCGTCACCCGCTGA
- the glpX gene encoding class II fructose-bisphosphatase, with the protein MATRTPQDLDRNLALDLVRVTEAAAMAAGRWVGRGDKEGGDGAAVDAMRKLINSLPMAGTVVIGEGEKDNAPMLFNGERVGDGSGPEVDVAVDPIDGTTLMSKGMPNALAVLAVAERGAMFDPSAVFYMEKLVVGPEAADVVDITAGWTENLRRIAKAKRVRVSDLTVCILDRPRHADLVREVREAGARINFISDGDIAGAISAAREQSDVDVLMGIGGTPEGITAACALKCIGGVMQGRLWPRDDAEREKALAAGHDLDRVLTTDDLVTGENVFFVATGVTSGDLLRGVRYRDNGAYTQSIVMRSKSGTIRVIDSYHRLEKLAGYSKIDFA; encoded by the coding sequence ATGGCGACCCGTACTCCGCAGGATCTCGACCGGAACCTCGCGCTGGACCTCGTCCGGGTGACCGAGGCGGCGGCCATGGCCGCGGGTCGCTGGGTGGGGCGAGGCGACAAGGAGGGCGGCGACGGCGCGGCCGTCGACGCCATGCGCAAGCTGATCAACTCGCTGCCCATGGCCGGCACCGTGGTCATCGGCGAGGGCGAGAAGGACAACGCGCCGATGCTCTTCAACGGCGAGCGCGTCGGCGACGGCAGCGGCCCCGAGGTCGACGTGGCCGTCGACCCGATCGACGGCACCACCCTGATGAGCAAGGGTATGCCCAACGCGCTGGCCGTGCTCGCGGTCGCCGAGCGCGGCGCGATGTTCGACCCGAGCGCCGTCTTCTACATGGAGAAGCTGGTCGTCGGCCCCGAGGCGGCCGACGTCGTCGACATCACCGCAGGCTGGACCGAGAACCTGCGCCGCATCGCCAAGGCCAAGCGCGTACGCGTCTCCGACCTGACCGTCTGCATCCTCGACCGCCCCCGCCACGCCGACCTGGTCCGCGAGGTCCGCGAGGCGGGCGCCCGCATCAACTTCATCTCCGACGGCGACATCGCCGGCGCCATCTCCGCCGCCCGCGAACAATCGGACGTAGACGTCCTCATGGGCATCGGCGGCACCCCCGAAGGCATCACCGCCGCCTGCGCCCTCAAGTGCATCGGCGGCGTCATGCAGGGCCGCCTCTGGCCCCGCGACGACGCAGAACGCGAAAAGGCCCTCGCCGCCGGCCACGACCTCGACCGCGTCCTCACCACCGACGACCTCGTCACCGGCGAAAACGTCTTCTTCGTAGCCACCGGCGTAACCTCCGGCGACCTCCTCCGCGGCGTCCGCTACCGCGACAACGGCGCCTACACCCAGTCCATCGTGATGCGCTCCAAATCCGGCACCATCCGCGTCATCGACTCCTACCACCGCCTCGAAAAACTCGCCGGCTACTCCAAGATCGACTTCGCCTGA
- a CDS encoding DMT family transporter — protein MSAGTGKALGVGLAVLGGVCLALQSRINGELGRQLGDGIAAATVSFGVGLVVLLLALPWMHRNARRILTALRSGELRWWQCVGGACGAFLVTTQGLTVPLLGVSVFIVAVVAGQSASSLAVDRFGVGPGGVHPVTRNRLIGAVLCVVAVVIAVGDSFGDPAALGFAALPLLAGVAVAWQQGVNGRVARAAGSPWPATLLNFAVGSAGLLVALAIESALRGGGPPGAFPAEPWLYIGGPLGIVFIAISAAVVHRIGVLLLGLGMIAGQILGALGIDALIPGPAGRPDLLTVTGALLTLLAVRIAARG, from the coding sequence GTGAGCGCGGGCACCGGGAAGGCCCTCGGCGTCGGGCTGGCCGTGCTCGGTGGCGTGTGCCTGGCGCTGCAGTCGCGGATCAACGGCGAGCTGGGGCGGCAGCTCGGCGACGGCATCGCCGCCGCGACCGTGTCGTTCGGGGTCGGGCTCGTGGTGTTGCTGCTGGCGCTGCCGTGGATGCACCGCAACGCGCGGCGCATCCTGACCGCGCTGCGCTCCGGTGAGCTGCGCTGGTGGCAGTGCGTCGGCGGGGCCTGCGGGGCGTTCCTGGTCACGACGCAGGGGCTGACCGTGCCGCTGCTCGGGGTGTCGGTGTTCATCGTGGCGGTGGTCGCGGGGCAGTCGGCGTCGAGCCTGGCCGTGGACCGGTTCGGGGTGGGGCCGGGCGGGGTGCACCCGGTGACCCGCAACCGCCTGATCGGTGCCGTGCTGTGCGTGGTCGCGGTGGTGATCGCGGTCGGGGACAGCTTCGGCGATCCGGCCGCCCTCGGGTTCGCCGCCCTGCCGCTGCTCGCCGGAGTCGCGGTCGCCTGGCAGCAGGGCGTCAACGGGCGGGTGGCCCGCGCGGCGGGCTCGCCGTGGCCCGCGACCCTGCTCAACTTCGCGGTCGGCAGCGCCGGGCTGCTGGTCGCGCTCGCGATCGAGTCGGCGCTGCGCGGCGGCGGCCCGCCCGGCGCGTTCCCCGCCGAGCCCTGGCTCTACATCGGCGGCCCGCTCGGCATCGTGTTCATCGCGATCTCCGCGGCGGTGGTGCACCGCATCGGCGTACTCCTGCTGGGCCTGGGCATGATCGCCGGTCAGATCCTCGGCGCCCTCGGCATCGACGCCCTGATCCCCGGCCCCGCCGGCCGCCCCGACCTGCTCACCGTCACCGGCGCCCTCCTCACCCTCCTCGCCGTCCGCATCGCCGCCCGCGGCTGA